A genomic window from Flavobacterium phycosphaerae includes:
- a CDS encoding response regulator transcription factor, producing MKKKDIKILLVDDEQDILEIVGYNLSQEGYQIVTATNGKEAIVKAKKELPQLIIMDVMMPEMDGMEACENIRKLPELSNVIITFLTARSEDYSQVAGFDAGADDYITKPIKPKLLVSKVKALLRRLKSDESTSETLNVGGIEINREEYKIIKEGVEIVLPRKEFELFYLLASKPGKVFKREEILDKVWGNEVIVGGRTIDVHIRKLREKIGEDLFKTIKGVGYKLEV from the coding sequence ATGAAAAAAAAAGACATTAAGATTTTATTGGTAGATGATGAACAGGATATCCTGGAAATTGTGGGGTATAATCTTTCCCAAGAAGGCTATCAGATTGTGACCGCCACCAATGGTAAAGAAGCCATTGTCAAAGCCAAAAAAGAACTGCCACAACTCATTATTATGGATGTAATGATGCCCGAAATGGACGGCATGGAAGCCTGCGAAAACATTAGAAAATTACCCGAATTGAGTAATGTTATCATAACGTTTCTAACGGCAAGAAGCGAAGACTATTCCCAAGTGGCCGGTTTTGACGCCGGTGCTGATGATTATATCACAAAACCCATCAAACCCAAATTATTGGTAAGCAAAGTAAAAGCCTTATTGCGTCGTTTAAAGAGTGACGAAAGTACTTCAGAAACACTAAACGTGGGGGGCATAGAAATCAACAGAGAAGAATATAAAATCATCAAGGAAGGCGTAGAAATTGTACTTCCGAGAAAAGAATTTGAGTTGTTCTATCTCTTGGCTTCCAAACCGGGAAAAGTATTCAAACGCGAAGAAATTTTAGATAAAGTCTGGGGCAACGAAGTTATCGTTGGCGGAAGAACGATTGATGTACATATTCGTAAATTGCGCGAAAAAATAGGCGAAGATTTATTTAAAACCATCAAAGGTGTTGGTTACAAACTGGAAGTATAA
- a CDS encoding sensor histidine kinase → MKIKFKKTYTFAVVSTSYITLFATGFLGLLLWFFHEFSWPILLVFALSMAVFSFFVIQYRVERFIYRRVKKIYDDVSLLESTSFRNQPITTDMATLTKQVKKFATDKKMEIETLKVREEYRREFLGNVSHELKTPLFTVQGYLSTLLDGAMNDKNVRKKYLERAEKGVERLIYIVEDLDMISKLEIGDVNLELSKFNIVELIQNVFDLLEMKADKKNIILMFDRKYNKPIKVFADQEKIQQVLTNLVMNSIKYGKENGTTEVTIEDLVNDKIIVRFRDNGEGIEKQYIPRLFERFFRVDKSGARSEGGSGLGLSIVKHIIEAHGEKIYVESEFGKGSEFSFTLEKYK, encoded by the coding sequence ATGAAAATTAAATTCAAGAAAACATATACGTTTGCGGTAGTTTCGACTTCTTATATTACCCTTTTTGCTACCGGTTTTCTTGGATTATTGCTTTGGTTTTTTCATGAATTTTCATGGCCAATCCTATTGGTTTTCGCCCTATCCATGGCAGTATTTTCTTTTTTTGTGATTCAATACCGGGTAGAACGATTCATTTACCGTAGGGTGAAAAAGATTTATGATGACGTTTCTCTCCTGGAATCTACTTCTTTCAGAAACCAACCCATAACCACTGACATGGCAACGTTAACCAAACAAGTTAAAAAGTTTGCTACGGATAAGAAAATGGAAATCGAAACCCTCAAAGTGCGTGAAGAATACCGCCGGGAGTTTTTGGGCAATGTTTCCCACGAATTGAAAACCCCTTTGTTTACGGTTCAAGGTTACCTTTCTACTTTGCTTGATGGGGCGATGAATGATAAAAATGTCCGCAAAAAGTATTTAGAGCGTGCCGAAAAAGGCGTAGAACGATTAATCTACATAGTGGAAGATTTGGACATGATTTCAAAATTGGAAATCGGCGACGTAAACCTCGAATTGTCTAAGTTCAATATCGTGGAATTGATTCAGAATGTCTTTGATTTATTGGAAATGAAAGCCGATAAAAAGAATATCATTCTTATGTTCGACCGTAAGTATAACAAACCGATAAAGGTATTTGCCGATCAGGAAAAGATTCAGCAGGTACTGACCAATTTGGTGATGAACTCCATCAAATACGGCAAAGAAAACGGCACGACCGAAGTGACGATTGAAGATTTAGTTAACGACAAAATTATCGTCCGATTCCGCGATAACGGCGAAGGCATCGAGAAGCAATACATTCCTCGTTTGTTTGAACGCTTTTTCAGAGTGGATAAAAGCGGGGCGCGAAGTGAAGGAGGGTCAGGTTTAGGATTGTCCATTGTTAAGCACATCATAGAGGCGCACGGCGAAAAAATTTATGTAGAAAGTGAATTCGGGAAAGGGTCTGAGTTTTCATTCACGCTCGAAAAGTATAAATAA